Genomic segment of Drosophila simulans strain w501 chromosome 2R, Prin_Dsim_3.1, whole genome shotgun sequence:
AACTATAACGTATACTTTATTTTCTCTCCTAATTTAGCAACAAAAATTCCTGAAACGACCCGCGGAGGATGTTGACAATGGCCCTGACAGCTTTGAACCGCCGCACAAGTTGcctaataataacaacaatagcaatagcaacaacaacaacggcaatgcGAATGCCAAcaacggcggcaacaacaatggctcCAATACCGGCAACAACAcgaacaacaacggcaacagcaccaacaacaacggcggcagcaacaacaacggctcTGAGAATCTAACCAAATTCTCGGTGGAAATTGTTCAGCAACTGGAGTTCACCACATCGGCGGCCAATTCGCAACCGCAACAGATTAGCACTAATGTCACTGTAAAGGCGCTGACCAACACATCGGTGAAGAGTGAACCAGGTGTGGGCGGTGGCGGAgggggcggcggtggtggcggtagcggtaacaacaacaacaacggagGCGGGGGAGGCGGCGGAAAcggtaacaacaacaacggagGTGATcatcaccagcaacagcagcagcaccagcagcagcagcagcaacaaggcGGCGGACTGGGTGGCCTCGGGAATAATGGAAGGGGCGGGGGACCCGGCGGCATGGCCACGGGTCCCGGGGGCGTGTCCGGCGGCCTTGGCGGCATGGGCATGCCACCCAACATGATGTCCGCCCAACAGAAGTCGGCACTGGGCAATCTGGCCAATTTGGTGGAGTGCAAACGGGAACCGGATCACGATTTCCCCGATCTCGGCTCATTGGACAAGGATGGTGGTGGCGGACAATTTCCGGGCTTTCCCGATCTACTCGGGGATGATAACTCGGAGAACAACGACACGTTCAAGGATCTCATCAACAACCTGCAGGACTTCAATCCCAGTTTCCTCGATGGCTTCGATGAGAAACCGCTGCTGGACATAAAGACGGAGGATGGCATCAAGGTGGAGCCGCCCAATGCCCAGGATCTGATCAATAGCCTGAATGTGAAGTCCGAGGGCGGTTTGGGCCATGGTTTCGTTGGCTTTGGCCTGGGTCTGGACAACCCGAGCATGAAGATGCGTGGCGGCAATCCTGGCAACCAAGGCGGCTTTCCCAATGGTCCAAATGGCGGGACAGGTGGTGCTCCCAATGCAGGTGGTAATGGTGGAAACTCTGGTAATCTCATGTCCGAACATCCTCTGGCTGCTCAGACACTCAAGCAAATGGCCGAGCAGCATCAGCACAAGAATGCCATGGGCGGCATGGGAGGATTCCCACGACCGCCGCACGGCATGAatccgcagcaacagcagcagcagcaacaacagcaacagcagcagcaacaggcccagcagcaacatggtCAAATGATGGGACAAGGACAGCCGGGTCGCTATAACGACTACGGCGGCGGCTTCCCGAATGACTTTGGCCTGGGACCCAATggtccgcagcagcagcagcaggcgcagcaacagcagccgcagcagcaacacctgCCGCCGCAGTTCCACCAGCAAAAGGGTCCTGGCCCAGGAGCCGGCATGAATGTGCAGCAAAATTTCCTGGACATCAAGCAGGAGCTATTCTATTCCTCTCAAAACGATTTCGATCTCAAGcgtctgcagcagcagcaggccatgcagcagcagcagcagcaacaccatcagcaacagcagcagcagcagcccaaaATGGGTGGTGTGCCCAATTTcaacaaacaacagcagcagcaacaggtgccgcagcagcaactgcagcagcagcagcagcagcaacaacagcagcagcagcagcagcagtactcACCCTTCAGCAACCAGAACCCAAATGCGGCGGCCAACTTCCTCAATTGCCCGCCAAGGGGCGGTCCAAATGGCAACCAGCAGCCGGGCAATctggcgcagcagcaacagcaacccgGGGGTggaccgcagcagcagcagcagcgcggCAACGCCGGCAATGGGCAGCAGAACAATCCGAATGCCGGACCCGGCGGCAACACTCCAAAtgcgccgcagcagcagcagcaatcgaCCACCACAACGCTGCAGATGAAGCAGACGCAGCAGTTGCACATTAGCCAGCAGGGTGGCGGTGCCCATGGTATTCAGGTGAGTCCAAGTATCCTTATAGCCAGCTAAGAAGCGTAGTAAACACCGGATCCAGAAATCCACAATGATAGCCCTAAAAACAGCCAAATGTGTGGCCCGTTGCCTATATGGAGCTCATCCAATAGCATAACGCTACTTAATGCCATTGACACGTATGTAAATTTCCATGCATATTTAAGTTATCAGCGTAACGAAGTCAACAGCTTTTCACGAAAATCCCGACAGCAGAGGCAGCGGAAAAGCTCCTAGGGGGTGGTTTTTCCACATTGAGTGAaacgctgccgctgctgcttttcCACTCGACCATTTCACTCAGTCAACTGACTGCTGCttgttttctttatatttatctgcctttgtttttgttgttgggaaAGGATCATAAATCATGTTGGGGCAAACAAGCCGAGCAAACGAACCTttgcccgcttttcccgctctctctctctcgctcgttCTCCCCATCTCTCTCATTCGCCGAGTTTTCACTCTCTTGCCTGGCGTTTAACCCtcggttttccatttccactcgCCAGGCGAGTTTATCTCTGTCCATTAATTTTACCACACATCTGTTCATAAAATTGCTCGGCGACCTGGCGCTCGGCTTCAGTGAGTCCTCGGCAGCGAGCGAGTGTCCTGGCGCTGCGGGCTTCTCTCGTCGGCGTCCACCGACCTCAGCCCGTCGCTTTTCCCGCCACCCCACTCGCCACGAATTTCCCGAGCTCCATGTGCGCCATTTTCATTACGTGAGCGAGAAAAGGGACGCTACCAGCAAAAAGTGGAATTGAGCTTGTCTTCTATATTGCTTGGTTGTGTTTTAGGGTTTTTCTTGAACGGAAATTTCTGTTTCAAGTAGCGAAAAAGGAGCTTTAAGATCTAAGAAAAAGCGTGTAGGAAACCGAAAAAAGGAAGCTAATCTATGCACAGAAATGCCCAGACAAGGGATGCAATGGAGAACGTGAGAAGCCTTAGAAGATCCAGATCCAAACAGAAGCTATTTGTAGCTAAGCGAACAATGAAACAGGGAAATTACAAGAAAATGATTCATTATTTGTTAAAGAGaactatataatttattattttttgtttcttatgtatatttgtattatataaaTGTAGGTAATATAAATAAGGCAATCTCAGGccacattatttattataacaTAGAGACTACAAAGCATGTAAAGTATGCTAGATGgaattttatagattttttcgAGTTTTTTCTAACTAGTCGCATATATCTGATCCTTATTTATTGAGCTCCATTTTGGAAACAGCCCCAAAGTGCATGGGCCCATGAACATTTACTGAGCTTCGTCATCACTCATCCATATAGTAATGCATTCATCACTTGATTGCGCCACCACGACCCCGCCCCCTAGCTCCATCAAACCCCCCCCCCCTGCCTATGCCTTTGAGGGGCACTTTTTTCCGGCAAATGCATGGGAATCTCTCGCTCACACAAAAGCAATATTCCCTAGCCACATGCATCctcacatatacatatacatatagatttacatatacatatgcactAAACCTAACCCATATTCATTATCCGCTCCAAATTGTTTTCCTGTTATttcgcaacaacaacaacaacaaacacaacaacagcagcaagaacaccccaacatttcatttacaaaatgaAAGTGCAAAACTTTTTAAGTTAAGTTTCATGTCGCTGAGTAGTTTTCATCAGAGAACAGCCAAAAAAGCATAAAAGAGAGAAAGGCGAAAGAAAGAGGAGATAGAGGGAGAGGTACATAGAGATAGAGGGAGAGAACAAAATGCTTTTGGCCTGGTCGAAAAAGGGACACGGCAACGGAATTTCATCCGATTTTTGGTCAGCTACACTGCAAAAAAGCAGTGCTACTTGcataaaacataatttgtggaaatgattatattttataccCATTCTTTCTGTCTTAATAGAAGCAAcgtataaatattgaaataaaaacattcaTAAAATTGCGAAATAATTATAGTCATAAAATACTTTGTACCTTTTGGTGTGTAAATTTGTATGTAAAACTAAAACACTCTAATTTTTCTACGTGCACCTTTTCCTGGGCGCATTTAGCTCAAGTTTTACCATGAATTTCGTTCATGCATTAACCCTCGGTTGCCTGAGACTTTTCCCTCTTAGCCACCCCAAACCCCCCGTTGCATAGAAAATAGTTGAAGCAAGTTGAGTGCCGACGAAAATGAAGGGAAAGCGGGGCAGGCGAAACTTGTTGACGATTGAGATTGAAATTTTTCGAggtttattataattttttattcagACTGCCCACTAGCCACTCAGTGGCAGTTTCCCTCGACGTCCTTCGTGTCCTTGCCGTCTAGTTTTTCGCCCTTTACTGCGATTTTCCTCAGTGGACCATAATCAAAGGCTGTCCTGGCGAATCCTTTTGGCTCGCTTATCGGGCCAAGACACAACACGTATACACACTTAAGTCTAACGATATATTTGCATAGGACTCATTAAAAatgcccccaaaaaaaagaggcatTTGGCAACGAGGGttgcaaaaagccaaaacagcATCGGATTCAACGAGTTTTCTCGGCTcaataatattttccaaaagggGGCGAAGCAAATTGTGGGGGAAACCTCTTAAGTGCAAGAAATGAGCGGGCAAAGTGTAAAATGTACAATGAATTTGACAAAGAACGGTGTGGCGCACAAGAAGCAAATGCTGGTGTATATGCACAATAAATTAAGCGcagaggagaaaaaaaaagccgAGAAGAATATAAAGTTGGAGTGGTAGAATGTGTAGAAAAGGAGCAGCgggcaaaatggaaattatacattttactaATGAGGTTCTCTGCCCAAGAAGGATGACAGGCcatttttaatggcttttcatttggcaaatttttaAGAAGGGCTATTCAGGACTTcctattatatatttttaacataactcttttatttgttatttaaaatgcttctggtagctttaaaaacaaacatattcctagtatttttaagcaaactaTGTAACAGCAAAAAATCCATCTCAAATAGAAAGTACTACCCCATTACATGACGATTGCGAATAATATTTATCAGATACTTATTGCGCAAAAATGTAACTTGTAGCTATAACCAAAGCAACCGACCGGGCACAAAAACCAGGCAACAGCCAAACCGAAAACAAGCGTGTAGTCCCGGCTAAAAGTTCAATGAATTCAAAATGCTGGCCATTTTGCATGTCCTGCATTAACTCGTTAAAATGCCagtaacaacagcagcggggGGGTGAAGTTCTAGCCACCAACAAATTActgtaaaatacaataaaaagtGGTGAAGTGGGAGAAGGGGAATTCTGGGAGAACGAGTTGCGGAGGAGGCTTCGGTTGGTCGATCCGCAGGCGAAAGCGTCATCAAAATGCCAGGGCgcacaaaagtatgcagcgGAAATGTGCAAAACGTGAAAATGTGCGGAAATTATACTTGCGCcaggcacactcacacacagagagagaaagacagagagagagagaaagagatagATGGACAGATAGAACGAGAGAGATAGGTAGAGAGGCTACACAACGAAAGAGACAGCTAGAATGCTCCCACTGAAGAGAGGGTCATATCAGATTTTATGACTTGGCCCGGGCGACTTAATGAAGTAAGCAAGAAATGCGAGCACATGCGACCAACTTCGAACTGCGCGAGTCATCTTGTAtcaaaaaaccataaataatttatagcaGCGACGAACGAGGAAGTGGTGAGATCTAGGCAACAGCATTCGAAAGTACatataatgaaatgaaagaggcggaaaagcggaaaaattACATTACGCAATGCGCAGGCGCCAAggcaataaaagcaaatccCCGAAATTCAGTTAGGTTCGCAGATTCTCGGACAACTCTTCGCATAACTCGCCTTGACGGGGATTATGGGGCCAGGAGTTATTGGACAGATTCTACATCTGTATAACGGGCTGTTGTATAACCCCTATAAATTTAATTCCCCCCAAACGGTAAAAGAAGCAGAAACTTCGGCACTAAGTGAAAACGAGTGGGAGCGAGAGACAATCGGCCTATTTATGAGCGAAAAACTTTTGGCTACAAAAGAAAACATGATATTTTCCCTGCTGTTTCATAATTCAACgaatttgctgttgtttttagGTATCCAGTATTTTGCGGATAACGCTTCGCTTGAGATTTcggcttcagtttcagttacAGTAACGTTTTCATGTTCAGTtaggttttgtttttctgacCCGGCCCATTACCTAACGCATTTGATGCTCTCAAAGGTCACATTATTTACCTTTTATATTCCCATTCGTGTCAGTGTGAGGGGCGATTTTCCGGCGATGTTGGcaagattttattttttttttttggcgcagCGAAAGCGAAGTTTCGTAATATTTTCATTCTGTTTTTCCACTCCTGCCGCTCTTTTTCGGCTGCgtttcaatcaatttgcagGTGTTGAGCGTTTCTGCGGGGCAAAAAGGTGAGCGGAAAAGTTGATGAACTTTGGCGGTAAGCGTTTTCGGGGTTAACCGTTTCGCCCCAGAGTTTTGAAGATGTgtgaaaatcattttattcccGCCTTTCGCTCGTTACGctgagttttccattttccataatatatgtatgtatcttaAGTTGCCCAGCTTCGCAATTATAGTTAGCCAACCTTCCATTTGAGGGATTATTTGGCAGCTTATGGCAGCAATATCAATCAGTTTATTCACACATATTTACCATTTAGCTGgtatatttcattttcctgGGGCTTAGCTGGCTTGCTATCTCTTTTTTTCACCTTTTCCGCAGGCGGCGGCATGATTGCCTCTGCTTTTGCTCTCACCTGGCCACTTTGATTGCTACCTTTCCGTTTTACCCATTTTATCCGGCATTTCCCTGCGGCGTTTTCTTTCAGCACCTCCTCTCAGCTATTTTGCCTTGCTGTTggcatcaaatttaatatttgcccGTGTTCTTAACCCCACAATGCCCCCCGGTTGcctgcgtatgtgtgtgtgtgtgtgtgtctcccCCTTCATCGTGATTATTATGCCATGTAATCTGCTTCATATAACACTGAGATGAAGACGTGGCAGTGGGAATGCGTAAGCAAGTGGCAAGTACTTTTAATACTTTCACCTCCTTGGGGCATCAGAATGGCACCCACACATACACttgccacgcacacacacacacacacacgcccccAGTTGATGTgttagatatacatatataaatatttcagtttttaatctattttaatggaaattattCGCGAGGAACAAAGTTTTAGCTGCTGCTACtggttttgcattttatttgctataATTTGCCTTTCGCCACTTGTTATTCAGCAGCTACCCGCTCCCCTCGCGCGCTCCTAACCTATCCTTTTCtaagtttaatttttctaATCTCGCAACAAATCCTGGTGGACGCTGGAAAGTATGCTATGCTTTTTACAAGGCGCTCCTTCGccactttgtgtgtgtgtgtgtgtgtgatgctTTCCGCAAACAGCTCACGTCGCATATTTATAGGCTGCCAGGGCATAAAAAGCGATTCCAACTGGAGCCGAAGCTTGCCAAAAagatttacaaaatgtttccGCCTTTGCGtgcgctctttttttttgtttttatgcgcTTATTTTTGGGTACATTTAGATTGGCTTTGGAGGGctgcaaaaacttttgtttagGTATCAGTTAGTCTGGCATTTTCTGGCTCAAAAGTTCGGTTGTTATCACCATTTGCAGCAGTCGTCTattcaaattagtttttatttgcgAACGGAGAACGGAACTCAGTACGAGACAGACTGTCTGGCCGGCAAGGTTTTTGACGCTCATATCAAAAACAAAGTATTTgcgcaatttgtttaaatttcatgcGCCACTCAGACGCAAATtcatgtaaaatgtaaaaaccaacGAGAGGCAAAGACAGGCCGGTTGGCAAACAAACGAGTCTTGGTCAAGTGTAAATTCTGGGCAGGTTGAGCCAGGAAATGGACTGGGGTGTGGGGGTTACATTGCACTTCCaatccaaacacacacaaaaacacatgCCTCAGCATTTGaaattccattaaattttgttgCTCTGGTCGCAGGCAAAATAATTTCCAGTGACATTTTCCCTGGGTTTTCGTTGACAACCGAACTCATTTCATTAACTACCCAAACAGAACGCACAATCTGTTGCcactacacacacactcacacacagggttatatgtatgtatataaatatatatgttctCGACCATAAATATGTCTGCGGGGTCCTCACGCCCCTCAACACCCCCCAAGCCCGCAGCACCCCCCTCATAACAACACCTTGGGCATCCAAGCCACCCACTCGCTGCAGAAACGTTTTGCCCGgccactttatcaaattaattactttgcCAACAAGCGGGATGAAGGATGTGCGGGGGTGTTGGGGGGGCTTCGCCGGGAGGTCAAGTGGTCAGGAAAGTTGTTGTTCACTTACATTTGCCACACTTTTACGGCCATAACACGAAATCCGACTGTGAAAACGATGAGAGGAGGATATTGGCAAAAGGGTGAAAGGGCTCAAGTGGAATTATGGAATTGCAGGTACTTGATCGGACACAGAAGCATCTACCAGGATAAACTAGGGTTAGAGCGCAGAACATTAACTAGTTACTTTAAACTAACGAGAGGCATTAAATAGAACTTCAACTAGTGATGCTGCCTCAGAGAAACAAGTATCTTTTGGTTAGCTTTCTTCTTCTATAAGGATTCTAAACCATCAAGCTGTTGACGTCAATTAGAAAACAACTCAGACGGCATTTCAAATACCAATCATATGcagatttgcattttattccgCTCGCCGCAGTGCAAAAATAACTACTTAAAATACCTTAAATAGAATAGAACATTGACGTCAGTTggaagaaaaaagaaaatgttaaatatagCGGCGAGTGTAGAAAAAGTTGTCTCGTTTTTCTCGCTCCCCGTaggaaaatcaatataatgtTGAAGCGAATGGTAACCAGTGTCACgctaaataataaagtaattgttgttttatgtGTGTTGGTAAACATTCCATGGAATGGAATTCGCCTtcaaagagagagagattaTTAACCCCCggttttaatttgtgtgcaaaaaataaaaaatagaagcCTTTTGTGCGACAACGCCCACTGGAAATCGTAGTTCTCCTCTGAGGGCCCACGTGGCGTATGTGTAATTCCATATTGTCTACTTTCATTTGATCTTGGAGTGGTGGGCGTGGGAGCGTgtgagggggcgtggctgcggTGCGTGTCTAATGCTCGTCACTTGAAAACTCGCCGAGCCaaagtaattgaaaatgtaaatggtTGAGGTTAGTGGCAGTGGAAAGCGGATGAAAATGggacgacgaggatgtggatggggatgtggaaGTGCAGAAAGTGAGGAGTGAAATGTCggtgcaaaaaaaaggagttTTCGGGAAAGTGCGAGGGATCAGCTTTAGTCGGCTTAATTCCCTTTTCGGCGGTTAAAACGTTTCGTTGATGGCTTAAACATACTTTCATAATTAATAGTTGGAACTCTATTTCACTTCGAGTTTTCTGAATTTCGTATATGCAAACCtatgtttaaacaaaatatcgATGATAAATCTGCTGGAAAAAGCCGGCAGCATCAAACGGCATACCTTTCGAGCCAAACATCTACCAATTTTTCATCTGTGGGCTGGAAAATCAATGCGAAA
This window contains:
- the LOC6734396 gene encoding neurogenic protein mastermind isoform X3, translated to MNIWQQKFLKRPAEDVDNGPDSFEPPHKLPNNNNNSNSNNNNGNANANNGGNNNGSNTGNNTNNNGNSTNNNGGSNNNGSENLTKFSVEIVQQLEFTTSAANSQPQQISTNVTVKALTNTSVKSEPGVGGGGGGGGGGGSGNNNNNGGGGGGGNGNNNNGGDHHQQQQQHQQQQQQQGGGLGGLGNNGRGGGPGGMATGPGGVSGGLGGMGMPPNMMSAQQKSALGNLANLVECKREPDHDFPDLGSLDKDGGGGQFPGFPDLLGDDNSENNDTFKDLINNLQDFNPSFLDGFDEKPLLDIKTEDGIKVEPPNAQDLINSLNVKSEGGLGHGFVGFGLGLDNPSMKMRGGNPGNQGGFPNGPNGGTGGAPNAGGNGGNSGNLMSEHPLAAQTLKQMAEQHQHKNAMGGMGGFPRPPHGMNPQQQQQQQQQQQQQQQAQQQHGQMMGQGQPGRYNDYGGGFPNDFGLGPNGPQQQQQAQQQQPQQQHLPPQFHQQKGPGPGAGMNVQQNFLDIKQELFYSSQNDFDLKRLQQQQAMQQQQQQHHQQQQQQQPKMGGVPNFNKQQQQQQVPQQQLQQQQQQQQQQQQQQQYSPFSNQNPNAAANFLNCPPRGGPNGNQQPGNLAQQQQQPGGGPQQQQQRGNAGNGQQNNPNAGPGGNTPNAPQQQQQSTTTTLQMKQTQQLHISQQGGGAHGIQVSAGQHLHLSGDMKSNVSVAAQQGVFFSQQQAQQQQQQQQQPGGTNGPNPQQQQQQPHGGNAGGGVGVGVGVGVGNGGPNPGQQQQPNQNMSNANVPSDGFSLSQSQSMNFNQQQQQQAAAQQQQVQPNMRQRQTQAQAAAAAAAAAAQAQAAANASGPNVPLMQQPQVGVGVGVGVGVGVGNGGVVGGPGSGGPNNGAMNQMGGPMGGMPGMQMGGPMNPMQMNPNAAGPTAQQMMMGSGAGGPGQVPGPGQGPNPNQAKFLQQQQMMRAQAMQQQQQHMSGARPPPPEYNATKAQLMQAQMMQQTVGGGGVGVGGVGVGVGVGGVGGANGGRFPNSAAQAAAMRRMTQQPIPPSGPMMRPQHAMYMQQHGGAGGGPRTGMGVPYGGGAGGPMGGPQQQQRPPNVQVTPDGMPMGSQQEWRHMMMTQQQTQMGFGGPGPGGPMRQGPGGFNGGNFMPNGAPNGAAGSGPNAGGMMSGPNVPQMQLTPAQMQQQLMRQQQQQQQQQQQQQQHMGPGAANNMQMQQLLQQQQSGGGGNMMASQMQMTSMHMTQTQQQITMQQQQQFVQSTTTTTHQQQQMMQMGPGGGGGGGGPGSANNNNGGGGGGAAGGGNSASTIASASSISQTINSVVANSNDFGLEFLDNLPVDSNFSTQDLINSLDNDNFTLQDFNMP